The uncultured Dysgonomonas sp. genome contains the following window.
CCACTCGGCACTATGCAACTTATAATACATATCCTGCTCTATAGATAAATATTTCTCAGGATAATTCAAATCTTTAATAATGTTATCTGACAAAGGATAGGCCTCTATAGTTGTATAATGGATAACCCGCTCTCTCTTTCTACTTTCGAGTAATGTAAGGAAAGCATTCAGCCCTGTACCGAAACCGACTTCGAATACATGCAGCGTATCTTTACTGCAATGCTTTAATCCGGTCTCTATAAAAACATGCGTAGATTCTTGTATAGCCCCGTTCACCGAATGATAATGCTCGTTCAGTCCGGGCATAAAAAGAGTGTGAGACCCGTCAGCTGTTAACTCTATTACAGGTTTCACACTCATTTTACACTGTGTTTAACTATCACTTATTTTTCTATTAAAGCCACGGCATATGCGGCAAAACCTTCCTCACGGCCTACAAATCCCATTTTTTCGGATGTGGTAGCCTTAATAGAAATATCTTCTTCAGAGATTTCGAGTATCTCTGCCATTATCTTTTGCATCTGAGGTATATGCGGGTTTATTTTAGGGCGTTCGGCACAGATCGTGGCATCGATATTGCCGATCTTGTACCCTTTTTCCGTGATAACCTCCAATGTTCTGGCCAGTAATATTTTGCTGTCTATATCTTTATATTCTCCGGCAGTATCGGGAAAGTGGAAACCTATATCACGCAGATTTGCCGCACCCAACAAAGCATCACAAATCGCATGTATCAGAACATCCGCATCCGAGTGTCCCATAAGCCCCTGAGTATGGTCGATCTTCACACCTCCGAGCCACAATTCACGATTGTCCGCCAAACGATGCACATCGTACCCAAACCCTACACGTATTTTCATTTTATTTAATTTGATAATTAGCACATTAGCATATTAGTAAATTCAATAACTATGTGCAACTTGCTAATTTCCGAATTTACTAATATGCTAATTAAGTTTTATCTGAATAAGTTTCTCATACCATCGATATCGAACGCCAAAGAGAAACGAAGTGTCTGGTCTAGCGGGTTTTGTTGTGCCGTAGCAAGCATATAAGCTACATCCAACTGGAAAGCAGTCAGCTTGAACCCTGCACCGAACGACAAATACTGACGATTGCCTTTCATTTTGTTTTCATGGAAATAACCGGTACGAAGGCGGAACTTATTATCATAGTCATATTCAGCACCCAACGACCACATTATCTCTTTCATCTCTTCCGAAAATCCACCCGGAGCATCTCCAAACGATTTAAAAATACCGGATATAGGACTTATATTCTGATAGTCTTCTACACGTTTTCTATAGTCGTTGATACTCTCGTCTACTTCTTGTACCGGAGGAGTCGGCACCAGCAACT
Protein-coding sequences here:
- the mnmD gene encoding tRNA (5-methylaminomethyl-2-thiouridine)(34)-methyltransferase MnmD — translated: MSVKPVIELTADGSHTLFMPGLNEHYHSVNGAIQESTHVFIETGLKHCSKDTLHVFEVGFGTGLNAFLTLLESRKRERVIHYTTIEAYPLSDNIIKDLNYPEKYLSIEQDMYYKLHSAEWEKESEITDNFFLTKIKADFTNFDFSKIKENVDIIYFDAFAPDKQADMWTQDIFDKLYAISGNGCILVTYCAKGIVRRMMQQAGYITERLPGPPGKREMLRATKNS
- the ispF gene encoding 2-C-methyl-D-erythritol 2,4-cyclodiphosphate synthase codes for the protein MKIRVGFGYDVHRLADNRELWLGGVKIDHTQGLMGHSDADVLIHAICDALLGAANLRDIGFHFPDTAGEYKDIDSKILLARTLEVITEKGYKIGNIDATICAERPKINPHIPQMQKIMAEILEISEEDISIKATTSEKMGFVGREEGFAAYAVALIEK